The Phoenix dactylifera cultivar Barhee BC4 chromosome 12, palm_55x_up_171113_PBpolish2nd_filt_p, whole genome shotgun sequence genome has a window encoding:
- the LOC103709936 gene encoding transcription factor MUTE-like, whose product MSHIAVERNRRRQMNEHLKVLRSLTPNFYIKRGDQASIIGGAIEFIKELQEVLQSLEAKKRRKSLSPSPTPSPRPLLQFTPSPPLSNPYDSDVVKELGACCNSPVADVEAKISGSNVLLRTLSKRIPGQVIKIIAVLERLAFEILHLNISSMEDTVLYSFVIKIGFDCQLSVEELAHEVQQSFYQDITY is encoded by the exons atgtctcATATTGCAGTGGAGAGGAACAGGAGAAGGCAGATGAATGAACATCTCAAGGTGCTGCGCTCGTTGACGCCGAATTTTTACATCAAAAGA GGAGACCAAGCATCTATTATTGGAGGAGCCATAGAGTTCATCAAGGAGCTGCAAGAAGTTCTACAGTCGTTGGAggccaagaaaagaaggaagagcttaAGCCCTAGTCCAACTCCTAGCCCAAGGCCATTATTGCAATTCACTCCCTCACCACCTTTGAGCAATCCTTATGACTCGGACGTCGTTAAGGAACTTGGGGCATGCTGCAACTCACCAGTTGCAGATGTGGAGGCAAAAATCTCAGGTTCAAATGTTCTTTTGCGAACCCTTTCCAAGCGCATTCCCGGTCAAGTCATCAAGATAATAGCTGTGTTAGAGAGATTGGCCTTCGAAATCCTCCATCTCAACATAAGCAGCATGGAAGACACTGTACTCTACTCCTTTGTCATTAAG ATTGGATTTGACTGCCAACTTAGTGTGGAGGAATTAGCTCACGAAGTCCAACAGAGCTTCTATCAGGATATTACATATTAA
- the LOC103709921 gene encoding heavy metal-associated isoprenylated plant protein 32 codes for MSREDNINFLKIQTCVLKVNIHCDGCKKKVKKLLHKIEGVYQTNIDAEQGKVIVSGNVDPATLIKKLNKAGKHAEFWGSKGGNNQHLSNQLQKLQLEHGKGQQKDDGKQQKGGGWGGGGGAGGGGGGKAQKGQQPTPQQQLQLLQQMKGLKDMKLPQMKDLKLPFQKDQKQVKFSFPEGDGDEGSDCDDEFDDFDDDDDFDDMDGFDDDFDYDPKMMKPMNIQPNGNGMANDKKGGGGGGGGGGGNGKKWGGVEIPVQTKAMGGNNGNGGGKKGGGGGGKNGGGPQDGKNGGGNSNKGAPSGNGNGGSNANNGNPAIGGKKGGGKNDVVGGVQPMGNPNMMGQSFQGMNLGQMGGMPRAPMGHMGNIPAGAAVQGLPAGAAPPGYFQGGMAAPPPEMMAAANPYQQQQYMAALMQQQRMMMNGQAGAAAYPQMAYGYGRPPPPYAPMAPMPPPHGDSYTNFFSDENPNSCSIM; via the exons ATGAGTAGAGAAGATAATATCAACTTCCTCAAGATACAg ACATGTGTTCTCAAAGTGAACATACACTGTGATGGATgcaagaagaaggtgaagaagcTGCTTCATAAGATTGAAG GGGTCTACCAGACCAACATAGACGCGGAGCAGGGGAAGGTGATTGTCTCAGGCAATGTTGATCCTGCCACCCTCATAAAAAAGCTAAACAAGGCTGGCAAGCATGCAGAGTTCTGGGGCTCAAAGGGTGGAAACAACCAACATCTCAGCAACCAGCTTCAAAAGCTCCAGCTTGAGCATGGGAAAGGGCAGCAGAAAGACGATGGCAAGCAGCAGAAGGGTggaggatggggaggaggaggtggtgccggtggtggtggtggtgggaagGCCCAGAAGGGCCAGCAACCAACTCCACAGCAGCAGCTGCAACTGTTACAGCAGATGAAAGGTCTCAAAGATATGAAGCTCCCCCAGATGAAGGACCTCAAGCTCCCCTTCCAAAAGGATCAGAAACAAGTCAAGTTCAGCTTTCCTGAGGGAGATGGCGACGAAGGGAGCGACTGCGACGACGAGTTCGATGACTTTGATGATGACGATGACTTCGATGACATGGATGGCTTCGACGATGACTTCGACTATGATCCCAAGATGATGAAGCCCATGAATATTCAGCCTAACGGGAATGGGATGGCTAATGACAAGAAgggtggcggtggcggtggGGGCGGAGGCGGTGGCAATGGTAAGAAGTGGGGTGGTGTAGAAATTCCAGTGCAAACCAAGGCTATGGGCGGTAATAATGGCAATGGGGGAGGTAAGAAAGGCGGTGGAGGTGGTGGTAAAAATGGTGGCGGGCCCCAAGATGGTAAAAATGGAGGAGGAAACAGTAACAAGGGGGCTCCCAGTGGCAATGGCAATGGTGGGAGTAATGCTAATAATGGCAATCCAGCCATTGGAGGGAAGAAGGGAGGTGGGAAGAATGATGTTGTGGGAGGGGTCCAGCCAATGGGCAACCCCAACATGATGGGCCAGTCCTTCCAAGGCATGAATCTGGGTCAGATGGGGGGCATGCCTCGGGCCCCAATGGGCCACATGGGGAATATTCCGGCCGGCGCCGCAGTCCAGGGCCTCCCAGCCGGGGCCGCGCCGCCCGGATACTTCCAGGGAGGGATGGCGGCGCCGCCGCCGGAGATGATGGCTGCTGCCAACCCCTACCAGCAGCAGCAGTACATGGCTGCTTTGATGCAGCAGCAGAGGATGATGATGAATGGCCAAGCCGGCGCCGCCGCATACCCGCAGATGGCATATGGATATGGGAGGCCGCCGCCGCCATACGCGCCGATGGCGCCGATGCCGCCCCCTCATGGTGATTCATATACAAACTTCTTCAGTGATGAGAACCCCAATAGCTGCTCAATTATGTGA